One segment of Tachyglossus aculeatus isolate mTacAcu1 chromosome 16, mTacAcu1.pri, whole genome shotgun sequence DNA contains the following:
- the DDR2 gene encoding discoidin domain-containing receptor 2, translated as MIVRCSSPLVLLLLLLHTFPAGRAQVNPAVCRYPLGMSGGHIPDEDITASSQWSESTAAKYGRLDSEEGDGAWCPETPIEPDDLKEFLQIDLRGLHFITLVGTQGRHAGGHGNEFAPMYKINYSRDGNRWISWRNRHGKQSQDGNSNPYDIVLKDLEPPIVARFVRFIPVTDHSMNVCMRVELYGCAWLDGLVSYNAPAGQQLVLPDGSAVYLNDSVYDGAVGYSLTEGLGQLTDGVAGLDDFAQTHEYHVWPGYDYVGWRNESSPHAYVEIIFEFDRVRNFTTMKVHCNNMFSRGVKIFKEVHCYFRAEASEWESSGITFSLVLDDVNPSARFVTVPLQHRMASSIKCQFHFADSWMMFSEISFQSDATMYNNSGTLATSPVAPTTYDPMLKVDDSNTRILIGCLVAIIFILVAIIVIILWRQFWQKMLEKASRRMLDDEMTVSLSLPSESSMYNHHRHSASPSDQGSNSTYDRIFPLGPDYQEPSRLLRRLPGLDPGKEEPACSPAAKPTQPGGPEGVPHYAEADIVNLQGVTGGNTYSVPAVTMDLLSGKDIAVEEFPRKLLVFKEKLGEGQFGEVHLCEVEGMEKFTCEDLSPDPGTNQPVLVAVKMLRADANKNARNDFLKEIKIMSRLKDPNIIRLLAVCIADDPLCMITEYMENGDLNQFLSRQEPRGAPSASAASPSSAASRPAVSYVNLKFMAVQIASGMKYLSSLNFVHRDLATRNCLVGRNFTIKIADFGMSRNLYSGDYYRIQGRAVLPIRWMSWESILLGKFTTASDVWAFGVTLWETFTFCQEQPYSQLSDEQVIENTGEFFRDQGRQMYLPQPAICPDPLYKLMLSCWRRETKNRPSFQEIHLLLLQQATAE; from the exons ATGATCGTCCGCTGCAGCTCGCCCCTGgtcctactgctgctgctgctacacaCCTTCCCAGCTGGCAGAGCCCAGGTCAACCCAG CTGTGTGCCGCTACCCGCTGGGTATGTCCGGCGGCCACATCCCCGATGAGGACATCACCGCGTCCAGTCAGTGGTCCGAATCCACGGCCGCCAAGTATGGCAG GCTGGACTCGGAGGAAGGGGACGGAGCCTGGTGCCCCGAGACCCCCATCGAGCCGGATGACCTGAAGGAGTTCCTGCAGATCGACCTGCGAGGCCTGCACTTCATCACCCTGGTGGGCACCCAGGGCCGCCACGCGGGTGGCCACGGCAACGAGTTCGCCCCCATGTACAAGATCAACTACAGCCGCGACGGCAACCGCTGGATCTCCTGGAGGAACCGACATGGGAAGCAG AGCCAGGACGGGAACAGCAATCCCTACGACATCGTGCTGAAGGACTTGGAGCCCCCGATCGTGGCCAGATTCGTCCGCTTCATCCCCGTCACCGACCACTCCATGAACGTGTGCATGAGGGTGGAGCTGTATGGCTGCGCCTGGCTAG ACGGCCTGGTCTCCTACAACGCACCCGCTGGGCAGCAACTTGTCCTCCCTGACGGCTCCGCTGTGTACCTCAACGATTCCGTGTACGATGGAGCTGTGGGCTACag CCTGACGGAGGGCCTGGGGCAGTTGACGGACGGGGTCGCCGGGCTGGACGACTTCGCACAGACGCACGAGTACCACGTGTGGCCGGGCTACGATTACGTGGGCTGGAGGAACGAGAGCTCGCCCCACGCCTATGTCGAGATCATCTTTGAGTTTGACCGTGTTCGCAACTTCACCACTATGAAG GTGCACTGCAACAACATGTTCAGCAGGGGCGTGAAGATCTTCAAGGAGGTCCACTGCTACTTCCGGGCCGAGGCCAGCGAGTGGGAGTCCAGCGGGATCACCTTCTCGCTGGTCCTGGACGACGTGAACCCCAGTGCCCGCTTTGTCACGGTGCCCCTGCAACACCGCATGGCCAGCTCCATCAAGTGCCAGTTCCATTTTGCCGATAGCTGGATGATGTTCAGTGAGATTTCTTTCCAGTCAG ATGCCACAATGTACAACAACTCTGGGACCCTGGCCACCTCCCCTGTGGCACCCACGACCTACG ACCCCATGCTCAAGGTGGATGACAGCAACACTCGCATCCTGATTGGCTGCCTGGTGGCTATCATCTTCATCCTGGTGGCTATCATCGTTATCATCCTCTGGAGGCAGTTCTGGCAGAAAATGCTGGAGAAG GCCTCCCGGCGCATGCTGGACGACGAGATGACCGTCAGCCTGTCTCTGCCGAGCGAGTCCAGCATGTACAACCACCACCGCCACTCCGCCTCTCCCAGCGACCAGGGCTCCAACTCCACCTACGACCGCATCTTCCCGCTCGGACCTGACTACCAGGAGCCGTCGCGGCTGCTCCGCAGGCTGCCCGGACTCGATCCCGGCAAGGAGGAGCCAG CCTGCAGCCCCGCGGCCAAACCCACCCAGCCCGGCGGCCCCGAGGGCGTCCCGCACTACGCGGAAGCCGACATCGTGAACCTGCAGGGCGTCACTGGCGgcaacacctactctgtgcccgCCGTCACCATGGACCTGCTCTCGGGCAAGGACATCGCCGTGGAGGAGTTCCCGCGCAAGCTCCTCGTCTTCAAGGAGAAGCTGGGGGAAGGCCAGTTCGGAGAG GTACACCTATgcgaggtggaggggatggagaaattcACCTGTGAGGACCTCAGCCCAGATCCGGGGACCAACCAACCCGTCCTGGTGGCTGTGAAGATGCTCCGGGCAGATGCCAACAAGAATGCCAG GAACGACTTCCTTAAGGAGATCAAGATCATGTCACGGCTGAAGGATCCCAACATCATCCGCCTCCTGGCCGTGTGCATCGCTGACGATCCGCTGTGCATGATCACCGAGTACATGGAGAACGGCGACCTCAACCAGTTCCTCTCCCGCCAGGAGCCCCGCGGTGCCCCCTCTGCTTCCGCCGCCTCCCCTTCCTCCGCTGCCAGCAGACCTGCCGTCAG TTACGTCAACCTGAAGTTCATGGCGGTGCAGATCGCGTCCGGGATGAAGTACCTGTCCTCGCTCAACTTTGTCCACCGCGACCTCGCCACCCGCAACTGCCTGGTGGGCAGGAACTTCACCATCAAGATCGCCGACTTTGGCATGAGCAGGAACCTGTACAGCGGAGACTACTACCGCATCCAGGGCCGCGCCGTGCTGCCTATCCGCTGGATGTCCTGGGAGAGCATCCTGCTG GGCAAGTTCACCACGGCGAGTGACGTGTGGGCCTTTGGCGTGACGTTGTGGGAGACCTTCACCTTCTGCCAGGAGCAGCCCTACTCCCAGCTGTCCGACGAGCAGGTCATCGAAAACACGGGAGAGTTCTTCCGGgaccagggccgccag ATGTACCTCCCCCAGCCGGCCATCTGCCCCGATCCGCTCTATAAGCTAATGCTCAGCTGCTGGAGACGAGAGACCAAAAACCGCCCATCTTTTCAAGAGATTCATCTACTGCTTCTCCAGCAAGCCACCGCCGAGTGA